One region of Trichosurus vulpecula isolate mTriVul1 chromosome 1, mTriVul1.pri, whole genome shotgun sequence genomic DNA includes:
- the LOC118844018 gene encoding mitotic interactor and substrate of PLK1, with the protein MDRVTRYPILSIPHSSKVSDLPTDLESHYTFDIVRVESASPGWDKDIGGMNSGGQSFRFSPAETSGLRTVTVTQETVPMPHPVKKTQHVLTENYSASQWTPAWEGKSQIEVVKTGPTYTLRAYPEERHPVKLYSGEEDEEEQQVYYLGPGENVFSKRRKDLEREREAVIQGQVVKRNTTVATRWSSQEELDKIYSGQDPSPNSASDSDNVIDTEQINFLAARSQFMNLEKLASNSQPPQKPLGRTMQSMRASPEVGQADVGQSTRSYWSSRVGLTNGYTLSTKGQGKDNTDGDRPGLGALAPTSHSRSVGQLSLASFDDTPVLGSEEVSPGLALPDEGPKETPIEREIRRAQEREDDLRQQRGLQLSGSRDELVEVPARPLLSKANLIFTPTPKKGKEVGRPSSLYIQREIALDTKREEDHRRQAGYSELTNHSSRASTPNKLAKDPEPPKEAPKIRRVQSSDSILSLTSDTHPAKATLEGRKISRIPLEAYQPYLTPDSTKKEFWSYSSYKPGSSLGSGGHTVVSSREEHVATTPLSSQKASWVGEQIREQPWKSQASTVQRQEPWRSPPQESTRKAWNAQEQGAGNASQGVVTWNYFHLQPMKFKVNFSPGSEQASVPQKEHVWEPKGHVEEVVIPAKPLRSQSSNLLEMEIQSVLQREKELKEERRNALFPEVFSPAAELDQTFEWGSPDSRHSSAVSGITGRYSVSETPTFSPVHFRSSLVWKVTDETPRQEHVPWKMKREAGYAGLDTSDTVNTEIVEATKVTRHKSAMAARWEAGIYASEDED; encoded by the exons ATGGACCGAGTGACCAGGTATCCCATCTTAAGCATTCCTCATTCATCTAAGGTCAGTGACCTgccaactgacctggaaagccACTACACCTTTGACATTGTTCGAGTGGAGTCGGCGTCTCCGGGCTGGGACAAGGACATTGGTGGAATGAATTCTGGTGGCCAAAGCTTCAGGTTTAGCCCAGCAGAGACCTCAGGCCTGAGAACGGTGACCGTCACTCAGGAAACTGTCCCTATGCCCCATCCAGTCAAAAAGACTCAGCATGTCCTTACTGAAAACTATAGTGCCAGCCAGTGGACCCCTGCTTGGGAGGGAAAGTCCCAGATAGAGGTGGTGAAGACAGGACCTACCTACACCCTCAGAGCTTACCCAGAGGAGCGGCACCCTGTGAAACTGTACTCTGGGGAGGAAGACGAGGAGGAACAGCAAGTGTATTACCTAGGCCCTGGTGAAAATGTCTTTTCAAAGAGGAGGAAGGATTTAGAACGGGAGCGAGAGGCAGTCATCCAAGGCCAGGTGGTGAAAAGGAACACCACAGTGGCCACTCGATGGAGCTCCCAAGAGGAGCTAGATAAGATCTACTCTGGCCAGGACCCCTCCCCAAACTCAGCCTCTGACTCTGACAATGTCATAGATACCGAACAGATTAATTTCCTGGCTGCCCGGAGCCAGTTCATGAATTTGGAGAAGTTGGCCTCGAACTCTCAACCCCCTCAGAAACCCTTGGGAAGGACCATGCAGAGCATGAGGGCATCACCTGAAGTAGGCCAGGCTGATGTTGGCCAAAGCACCAGATCCTATTGGTCTAGTAGGGTTGGCCTGACCAACGGTTATACTCTCTCCACCAAGGGCCAGGGGAAAGACAATACTGACGGAGATAGGCCTGGCCTGGGTGCTTTGGCCCCAACCTCCCATAGCCGCTCTGTGGGCCAGTTATCCTTGGCATCTTTTGATGATACCCCAGTCCTGGGCTCTGAGGAGGTATCACCAGGATTGGCTCTCCCTGATGAGGGACCAAAGGAGACACCTATCGAGAGAGAGATCAGGCGGGCTCAAGAGCGGGAGGATGATCTTCGGCAGCAGCGGGGGCTGCAGCTATCAGGCAGCCGGGATGAGCTGGTAGAGGTCCCAGCCAGGCCTCTATTGTCCAAGGCAAACCTGATcttcactcccacccccaagaaagggaaagaggtcGGGCGGCCATCATCCTTATACATTCAGAGAGAGATAGCCCTGGACACAAAGCGTGAGGAAGACCACCGCCGGCAAGCTGGATACTCTGAGCTTACCAATCATTCCAGTAGAGCCTCCACACCAAACAAGCTGGCCAAAGACCCAGAGCCCCCCAAAGAAGCCCCCAAGATAAGGCGAGTACAGAGTTCTGATTCCATTCTGAGTCTGACTTCTGACACCCACCCAGCAAAGGCCaccctggaaggaaggaagattagtCGCATTCCGTTGGAGGCCTACCAGCCTTACCTGACCCCAGATAGCACTAAGAAAGAATTCTGGTCTTATTCTTCCTACAAACCAGGTTCCTCACTGGGCTCTGGGGGCCACACTGTGGTCTCCAGTAGGGAGGAACATGTGGCCACAACTCCACTCTCCTCACAAAAGGCATCCTGGGTTGGGGAGCAGATCAGGGAACAGCCATGGAAATCACAAGCCTCTACCGTTCAAAGGCAGGAGCCATGGAGGTCGCCACCGCAAGAGTCCACTCGAAAGGCCTGGAATGCTCAGGAACAGGGTGCTGGCAATGCTAGCCAGGGTGTGGTGACTTGGAACTACTTCCATCTACAGCCCATGAAGTTCAAGGTCAACTTCTCCCCTGGATCAGAGCAGGCAAGTGTTCCGCAGAAAGAGCATGTCTGGGAGCCCAAGGGCCATGTTGAAGAGGTGGTCATCCCTGCCAAGCCCCTAAGGTCCCAGTCCTCTAACCTGCTGGAGATGGAGATCCAGAGTGTCCTGCAACGGGAGAAGGAACTGAAGGAAGAGCGGAGGAATGCCTTGTTCCCGGAAGTCTTCTCCCCTGCTGCAGAGTTGGACCAGACGTTTGAATGGGGAAGTCCAGACTCCAGGCACTCATCTGCGGTCTCAG GTATCACAGGAAGGTACTCTGTGTCTGAAACGCCCACCTTCTCCCCTGTCCACTTCCGCTCAAGCTTGGTGTGGAAGGTGACAGATGAGACACCCAGACAAGAACATGTGCCCTGGAAGatgaagagggaagcaggg TATGCAGGCCTTGACACCTCTGACACTGTAAACACAGAG ATTGTGGAAGCCACAAAGGTGACCAGACACAAGAGTGCCATGGCCGCTCGCTGGGAAGCCGGAATATATGCCAGTGAAGATGAAGACTGA